In Zingiber officinale cultivar Zhangliang chromosome 8B, Zo_v1.1, whole genome shotgun sequence, a single genomic region encodes these proteins:
- the LOC122014732 gene encoding NAD(P)H-quinone oxidoreductase subunit S, chloroplastic-like, which produces MATSIPIHTTLNPRLLSRNSTFLQQATPLTRSAFTFTPSAKLDLSETMGGRGLCNGERGIRHELQRTTMEQPPSPPLASPPAPAPPSAVGVDEGAFEKELFGLTGGFPGGERGLKDFIQRNPSPSEAKARAAGEESIAVLLARAKPNPPELPLFLPGMIVIVKNPKNPFHMYSGIVQRVTDGKAGVLFEGGNWDKLLTFDLVELERREKGPPMVNPKSAVLESILEEA; this is translated from the coding sequence ATGGCGACTTCGATTCCCATCCACACTACGCTGAACCCTCGCCTTCTCTCTCGCAACTCCACCTTCCTCCAGCAGGCCACCCCTCTGACCCGCTCCGCTTTCACTTTCACCCCCTCCGCCAAGCTCGACCTCTCGGAGACCATGGGTGGCCGCGGCCTCTGCAACGGCGAGCGAGGCATCCGCCACGAGCTCCAGCGGACCACCATGGAACAGCCGCCTTCGCCTCCTCTCGCCTCCCCGCCTGCTCCTGCCCCGCCTTCTGCCGTCGGCGTGGACGAAGGCGCTTTCGAAAAGGAGCTCTTCGGCCTCACCGGAGGCTTCCCAGGCGGCGAAAGGGGCCTCAAAGACTTCATCCAGCGGAACCCCTCTCCTTCCGAGGCAAAGGCAAGGGCGGCCGGCGAGGAGAGCATCGCGGTGTTGCTGGCGCGGGCGAAGCCGAATCCCCCCGAGCTTCCCCTTTTCCTGCCCGGGATGATCGTGATTGTGAAGAACCCCAAGAACCCTTTCCACATGTACAGTGGGATCGTGCAGAGGGTCACCGACGGGAAGGCCGGTGTGCTCTTCGAAGGGGGGAATTGGGACAAGCTCCTCACTTTCGACCTCGTCGAGCTCGAGCGAAGGGAGAAGGGGCCGCCCATGGTGAACCCTAAGTCCGCTGTACTGGAATCCATACTTGAAGAAGCCTGA
- the LOC122015930 gene encoding uncharacterized protein LOC122015930 has product METPTTEAKYECLLFDMDDTLYPLASGLNLACRKNIQDYMLHHLNIEENQVPKLCLDLYKEHGTTMAGLKELGYQFDDDEFHAFVHGRLPYETLKPDPVLRSILLSVPQRKIIFTNADTVHSAKVVSRLGLEDCFDGVVCFETLNPTPNQNVPAEKINTMTNDDLNSDSYENGLSSDCADGDNKYNSNSVGRILCKPSLEAFEMAFAMANIDPKRTIFFDDSPRNIATGKVAGLHTVLVGSSVLVPGADLALESIHNVREALPEIWQDEEQLEPVLAATSAEAVVLA; this is encoded by the exons ATGGAAACGCCTACAACAGAAGCCAAGTACGAGTGTCTTCTCTTTG ATATGGATGATACCTTGTATCCCTTGGCTTCTGGTCTCAATTTGGCTTGTCGCAAAAATATCCAAG ATTACATGTTGCACCATCTCAATATAGAAGAAAACCAAGTTCCGAAATTGTGCCTGGACTTGTACAAAGAACATGGGACTACAATGGCTGGTCTCAAG GAACTAGGTTATCAATTCGATGATGATGAATTCCATGCTTTTGTTCATGGAAGATTGCCATATGAGACTTTGAAACCTGACCCTGTGTTGAGAAGTATACTTCTTTCGGTGCCACAGAGAAAGATA ATCTTCACAAATGCAGACACAGTTCATTCTGCAAAAGTTGTCAGTAGGCTTGGCCTAGAAGATTGTTTTGATGGTGTTGTATGCTTTGAGACACTTAATCCAACCCCAAATCAGAATGTTCCTGCTGAAAAGATCAACACCATGACTAATGATGATTTAAACAGTGATAGTTATGAGAATGGTTTAAGCAGCGACTGTGCTGACGGCGATAACAAATACAACTCTAATTCGGTAGGGAGAATACTCTGCAAGCCTTCTCTGGAAGCCTTTGAAATGGCATTTGCTATGGCTAACATAGATCCAAAGAGAACA ATCTTTTTTGATGATAGTCCAAGAAACATAGCGACCGGAAAAGTAGCTGGTCTTCATACTGTCCTC GTTGGGAGCTCAGTGTTGGTGCCAGGGGCTGATCTTGCACTAGAAAGCATTCACAATGTAAGAGAAGCCTTGCCTGAGATATGGCAGGATGAAGAGCAGTTGGAACCGGTTCTTGCAGCCACATCTGCTGAAGCAGTAGTCCTCGCCTAG